Genomic window (Zingiber officinale cultivar Zhangliang chromosome 2B, Zo_v1.1, whole genome shotgun sequence):
taagcatcgagagcatcgatgaagggggagcgacatcggaagaaagtagtAGTTCAGAGGGAGCTACGGATAataagatcgacaaggtaagtcaggtacgatctcttcctctcgataagttatttaaatttgttaaattattatctaaagatagttgcaaactagaaaaagaaaataaagaattaaagttaattctagCCAAACCTTgcctattagaagattttgaaaaattaaaattggaaaatgatgaattgaaaatacaagtagaagacttgAAAAATTGTGTatgcttaaatgttaaaaatcaaaatattagaaaatataataatttgaactgaTATTTAAATTACCATAAGGGAAAAGTTAGGAAAATTTCttagaaatatattcctaaaattttttaattaacccagttggctggaacctatattgggttccaaagtcttgtctaaattgaactttaattagacttagcgcttttagcaaaaaaaattaaatatttgaattttattaagagactttgtctagaaagtggttgttgctctaataacaaAGAAGGTCtaatgtctcgccacagcctggaagtcaattaatgaaataaaatgtttaattgattaactgataaagtatttaattgtaattaaataatactttaaatagttgCTCAAACATTTTTTCGgtgttttttaacttagaatattttttaaaagacttaaagtttttttttggaaGTATCAACTTTACttaccaaaattatttctacaaaattagtttttacaaatttatttaacttaggaaattattgatgttttttttgtgatatcaaaaaatattttgtacttagaaatttttttctaaaattaatgtaatttttttttaagtgttatcaaaattatttttcacaattttcaaaaacttaataggcttttcaaaatgttgaaaatcagatttttttttaactaaaaactttcctatttttaaaaaaatttaccgttagatttcttttggttccccattttttatgtgatcaaagggggagaaaggaagattaagTCAAAGGGAAGATAGTTTAACCTTTTTAAATTTTTgcactttatgttggtttactctaacttaacttgggttgctcacatcaaaaagagggagattgttgataccccaaggttgttttaatgtgatcaaacaagttaagttaggtcttgttgtgtttaatcctatgtctaagtgtgcaagaacttaggagcacaggatgtcaagcaaaagacgcagctagcgagaaggatgacatgggtgAGAGCCGACGGGGTCAATGCGTTTGAGAGAcaaggtactgcggaagagtatgcaggTGGACGAGAACTCGGCAcgcgacgtttctgagggacgagaagtcagagcggaagtttgctcgagaatgCCGGAATTGATTGCTCAATCAATTCCACCACCTTTTGTTCTCGTGAACAACCTGCTTAATCAATTGGATCAATCGATTATGCTTggcccaattgattgaccaatagATTCGGGCccctttctgtgttctcgcaagAACATTCTAATCGATTACACAATCGATTAGCTTAGAGCTAATCGATTGCCTCAATTGATTGTCAAACCCTAACTTGCTTcatccaagtctagggttcccttgcccaaAATTTGGTCAATCATAGCCTGTTAGAACTTATccactaagtgtctggtcaattctttgacccacttggacttttctccatgtgtcaagtgtctagtcaatcctttgaccaacTTAGATTTTCCTATCACCAGATGTGTGATCAACCATTAACCCATCTGAACTtccctcctcgtgccaagtgtccggtcaaccttaacacacttagacttttcatctcaTGCTAAGTGTCCTAtcatccatgacccacttagactttcacttaccagatgtccagtcaaccttaatccacctggatttcaactgtctgacttcacttatcaggacttcctcattgtctagcttcactcactaagacttttccacatgtttagcttcactcactaggggttttcaactatctggcttcactcattaggactttccaatctgtctggcttcactcaccaagaattccttattgtctagcttcactcactagtactTTTCacacctacctagcttcactcaccaaggctttccaactatctggcttcactcaccaagactttcttactgtctaacttcactcactaagatttttcaCCTGGTTTAACTCATCAGGACTTTTTatatttgcctagcttcactcacaagagattttcatcacctagcttcactcactaggatttttcaatctgtctggtttcactcaccaggactttccacgccAAATATCTGGTCAACACTAACccatttagatttttttcttcCGCCAACTTTTTTATTGGACTTGTCCTTGCATAACCTCTGGTTTAaactttccaatcaagtatctggtcaatcttgacctacttgaatctTATGGTCAACCTTTAACTATTAATCTTCCATGTGAATAATTGCACCTATAatttccatatattgtcaaatatcaaaactcaaacataagATTCAAACTTGAGCTAACTCAAGATTAGTCAATCTGGTTATGGAAAAGAATGGAAAAAAAATGattcaattaataaaaaattaacttgACAAAGAATGGTAAGAAGAGTAAAAGTAAAATATGGATACTTAATTTAGTCATTTATAAACTATCATCTACGATgatatgataattttaaaatcttaccaACATGGTTCGGTCAGTAATGGCTCCGACActcttttgatttttaaaaattatttattttttaaaatctaatttaaaataattaaaaattaaaaatttaaattattgtcATATAACTTTAGGTGATGATGTCATCAACGCGTACTTTAAGTCCAGTCGACGCTATATACTCGTTGGATGGCAGCCCGAAACTTCACCAGCTACTTCATTGGACGAAAGCTTCGCCCCCCGAAACTTATGTGCATTCACACGTCCGGTAAAGTTTGATCCTTCGGCCCGATTGGAGTTAGGGTTTCCGGAACGGAAGGGGCAAGAAATGTCAGCGATCGGCAAGGGTCAAAGGCGGCCATTAATTGCATCGCATTCTTCTCGCCATCCGTTCCGCTGTCCCTGGCCACTGCGCCTCCACCTCAAATCCCTTCGACGCCATCCGTTCCTCTCTCTCTTGCTTGGATACAGGGAGGCGAAAGTAGAAGATGAGGAGATAAGAACGTAGTCAAGTTGGCAGGTGCTTTTTTAACCTCCAATTTCGGAATTTGTTGAAGTTTTTATGATTTAGCTGGAATCTATATCTAGATGGAGGAGTCTGTTCATTTTCCAAGAAAACATCCGTAGTGTTCGCATTCAATGGGAAAGAGTAATTTTTTCTCCGATTGAATGGGAAAGAGTGATTTTTTCTTTTGTTGCCTTATAAAGCTACAATCTTTTCTTTCTGCAGCTGGTTATTCGACCATAAATTTAGGTCACTCGAAGTTTCCGGTTATGCGATATTTCCTGCTTTGTTGTTCTTCTCTGCCTTTGGCTCGGGCATGGTAAGATGCCATCGACATACCTGTCGAAGCACAAAGGATTACAGACCTCGTCGGAACTCCTACGTATATGTGGCCGAAGCTTCTTGTTCGGAAACACCCGTTTTATCCTCTCTGATCCTTTCTCCACCTTTGGCCGCCGCCCACCTCAGATTTTTTCTTCACCTGCTGTTTCCGGCCAGAATTTCACCAATCAGATTTCACAGCCTGTGCGGAGGTTTCCTTTTTGGTGGAATATCATGTCTGCCCGCAGTGCCTTCTTGAGAGGATCCGAGTTGGGGTCCCTCCCTATGGCAAAGGGTAATTCAAGACCTAACCACAGCTTGAACATCATGACGAGGTTCACTGTCTGTTCTCCTAATAAGAGCCTCAAGTTCTCATTGAGAACAAGTGGGAACTTAAAGAATCAAGAACCCTGGGTTGCTAATATTGCCTGTAGATGCTTCTGGTCAAATACACACGGCGTGAATTGGAGATCTAATTCTTCAGTGGAACCAAAAAGTCAAAAAATTTTGACTTCTTGTTCAGCACCATACTCAGCTGGTGCAGCTTCGGATTTGTCGTTTGATGCGGCCGTGCAGGAGGAGCAGATTCAGAGTTCTGTTGATTCATCTGAACAGTATGTTATTATtgtcattttttttcattttgatcATTTGAATATTCGATAAATGCGATGGTGGTATATATGTTCCTGTTCTGCTAGTGAAGGACTTTTTAGTTGCAAATGCTCAATATCTTACATTGAGCTCTATGCAAAGCTATACTTCTAGTAATATCTTACATCTTCCACTCTAATGAATTCAATTTTTCTATGTAATTTAGTTATTGTCGTCGAAAATGTCTATATGATTTCAACTTATTTTCTCTTATGTTGTCATCTATTAGATTTTAGCCCCTCCGGACTAGAGACAGAGTTGACGAGTGAGAGAGAGCTAACAAAGATTTTCATTGTGAAATttttgtctctcttctgcattaACTTGGCTTCTATGTACTTGCTTGAAATTCTACTACTTTCTGTTGCAGAAAGAATCAAGACAATAAATCCTTGAAGCTTCTTTCTGGATCTTGTTATTTACCTCATCCGGCCAAGGAAGATACTGGAGGAGAGGATGCTCATTTTATTTGCGCTAATGAGCAAGCCATTGGTGTGGCAGATGGTGTTGGTGGATGGGCTGATGTTGGTGTCGATGCTGGACAGTATGCTAGAGAACTCATGTCTAACTCGGTGAATGCAATTCGGGATGAGCCCAAGGGTTCAATTGATCCCTTAAGGGTTCTTGAAAAAGCTTACTCAATAACAAAAGCTAGGGGCTCGTCCACCGCATGCATTATTGCACTCACTGACCaggtatttttctttttcttcattttaatGTTTAAAATGATCTTTGCCACAGGATTGTAGACTCTTTATATTTATAACTCTTTGGTTCCCCaacatttttctattttctttaaaTCTTTGTTGTATAGATTTTATATTGATTATTTTCTCCTTTGGTGCTCATATAATTGAATGAGTTCGTTCAATCTGTAAGATATTCTTAAGATTTGGATACCCAAACTGGATCAAATCAAGATTTGAACAAGCATTTTGGTACCTCTAGTTGTTGTGGTTTTTAATAAGACGATCTTATTGTTCATTAGTTTGCACTAAGCAACTTGATTTCCTAGACAAGTTTTACAAGGAAATTGCATGGAGATTGATGCCCATAGTTTTTCTTGTTTACGAGTTCTTTTTATGAAGCTTCTGTTCTTTGATTTACAGGGCATTCATGCTCTCAATCTAGGAGACAGTGGATTCATAGTTGTGAGAGACGGCTCCACACTCTTCAGATCACCCATTCAACAGCATGATTTCAATTTTACTTATCAGCTCGAAAGTGGCAATGGCAGTGACCTTCCCAGCTCTGCACAGGTAAGTTTTGGTGCTGTTCTGTCATTATCTCCAGTTATCGCAACTATTTATCAGGTTCTGCTGTTATTATAAATTGTTACGGAGCACTTTGTGTTCGAAATGTTTTGATCATGTTGTTTTCTTTGATTAACTTGTGAAAAACACGACTAGCATGGTATTAAAAGCCCTTTCATGCCAATTCGCGTGGGAGAAAGTTATCATTCTGCTTGCTGACTAGCATGCAAAATAGGCTGAGCACCCGGAGTAAGAAGAGAGTGTCATGCTTCTGTGATAGAGCTTTTGCGAGCTACCCTCTTGACTTAAACTGTCATCTCACATCgtagatattttaaattttctcttGGTAGTTTGCTATCTCAAATCAGTGTGACTATGTATGGTTAAATCCAACCCTCTGAACTAACCTATCTCGATGTGTTGTTGGTCTCAAATGAAAAAGACAATGAGGGATAAATTGTGGGAAATCGATGACAAAAAATGAGGGATTCTAACTCATTCATTACTTAGCGCATTTACGATAAGTTCTAGACGTATAAATCGAATCAAGAACTAACTGTTCTTTTGTCTGCGTGTTATCAGATATTCAACTTTCCAGTTGCATCAGGTGACATCGTGATTGCTGGAACCGATGGCCTGTTTGATAACTTGTACAACAACGAAATCACTGCAGTGGTCATCCAGGCCACTAGAGCTGGCTTTGGCCCTCAAGTAACAGCTCAGAAGATTGCTGAGCTTGCACGCCAGAGAGCGCAAGATAGGAACCGGCAAACTCCGTTCTCGGCAGCTGCTCAGGATGCTGGTTATCGCTACTATGGAGGGAAACTCGATGACATTACGGTGGTCGTTTCCTATATCACTGGCTGATGCTCGACTTGGGACACTTCCGTCTTGCAAACTGTACAGGGAGCTCCTGGTGTTGGAGTTGAATTAGTAAGTTACTTGGTCAATCACAGTCCTTCACAAAAATGTGCCAAACACTTGCGGTTTCATTGTTATATGTTGAAGATTTTGAATGACGAGGTTTCACATGTAGTTCATGGACATGAACATCACTTTTTGTTGGTCGATGCACCGATTCTATTAAGAGACACCGGGAAGTCTTGCTTAGTCCCATGAATCGTAATCGTGATGCATAGTCGAGGGCAAGCATCTTCCTTAGCTACATGAGCTGCCACTCTATGTAAGCTGACCTTCGCATGGGTGCTTCAAGGGTTTCAAAAGTTTCATAGAGGGTTCCGTGAATTCGGTTCTATTCTAATCGTCTACGAGCTAGGGTTTCCCTCTAAATTGGATGAATGAGATGACTCTGtgattcattattattattattattattattattattattattattattattaattttagtttGACTTGAATCTCTAACTGGGTTGATGGGGCCCAATTCTAGAGAGTCAACCATTAAATGATAAAATCATGGGTCAAACAAATATCTTCTTCTTAGTGCCAATGTCTACCCTCCCACTTGAGTGCTTGCACTAATTAAGGTTAAGTGGGGGTTGACCACTCCAAATTGGACAGTTCGTCCCACtccaaattggatcggaaaagccttatacaattaaaaaaaaaaaaaaaaaaccttatgcCATTTCTATTGATGTAGGTTTTCCTCACTTTTTCTACTTATTAATCAAATTCGACTATCCATGAATTAAGACTCTCACTGGGAGTCAAATTTGATGGTGTTTAAGTTTATTCAATAAGATAatcaagttaaattttaaaataaattaaacagataaatgattgtttaagttttattttatttttatgaatttaggTTGAGCTTCattcatttaaatattatctAGCACATTTTAAATTTGTGTGATTAATTATCGAGcctaataatataaatttatttattttaaaattttctttatttatttatttagtaattTGATAAGAACTCTACTGATAATATTATTCATAAGTATTGTTCATAAATATTATCCAtaatattattcataaatattgttcatgaattttatttatgcacgaatattaacaaattatatatatatatatatttaaatttatttatttaattgatttcgtatgtattgaatgaatataaataaatttttataaaattgaaCATTAAATTTTTCACAATTCATCTAAGATCCTAACTCTCACGGCTTCTGgatgaattataatattattatttaaaataaataattaagacGATGGCCGGCCTCCAACTTGAAGTTGTTGGTCAACGTTTCTTTTTCCTCgtgattttttaattaattcaccCTTTAATTGCTTCCATAACAGCAGATTGTTAATTAATTAAACATATTAATGCGCTGCAGctttttaaacttaatgcataatttttttttaaaactcaaattataaCACTCCATTAGTTTGAAGATTAAGGATAACCAATCATATTCCAGTTCCACCGTGTCTTCCACCATCATTAGCACTTGCCATGTGTTGGAACGGCGCCGCCGAGCCGTACATCTGCCGGCCACCGCTGCCCACCACCACCATTCCGCCATTGccagaggaggaggaggcgccGGCGGCGGCCGCGGCTTTGTCGCCCTCCGTCTCGCGGAATCGATGGAGGTAGGCCTTGAGGGGCTCGACGTAGTCGTCGAAGCCGAGGGTGGTCATGGCCCAGAGGAGGTCGTCGCCGTTGATGGTCTTGCGCTTCTCGCGCTGGCACTTGTCGGAGGCCTCGCCGGTGACGAAGCTAATGAACTCCGACACGCACTCCTGCACCGTCTCCTTTGCCTCCTTCGACACCTTCGCGTTCGCCGGCAGTGCCTTCTTCATGATCCGGCCCACGTTAGCGATCGGGAGGAACCGGTCGTGCTCCCGCCCCGCAGCCGATAATCCGCCGGCGCCTCCGCCCTTTCCGCCGGACTCGTTGTCGGAATCCGCCATGCAAGTAATTATAACAGAGGAAGTAGTACTGATCGAGCTCCTTCAACGATCAAGAACAGGATTATAATTTAAAGGAACCgagagagaagaaaatgaagCTTTATAAAATTAGATGAGGAATCCACGGAAGCGATCAAGATTTGATCGGGTCGTCGTCCGTCCGTCGTGAAGAATTCTTCCACCACCACCTCCGCCACAGCGGCCGTCTGCGTACCAAAGAACAGAGGGAGGAAGAAATAAGGGAGCACAGATTTCTTAGACCATTTTCTTATGATACAGGGGATGTATTACTCGTATTTACAGTCAAATCGTGATTGTGATCCGATCGTAAATGATTGCGATCTCTTCTTGGATTCATCGTCcccataaaattataatttttattcggAGTGGATGATCGGAGATCGTCCGAAGGACACCCTCACTCGACGCCTAATTACCTGACCACTTATCGTTAGTTATATCAGACAAAACTTCACTATAGCCCtgaaattttattaatttcatttcatCACCTCGTAAGGGGTTGACCGAGCTCTTTACACGAAAGTGTCTATCAAAATTTCAGGAGTAAAATGAAATTTCAAATCTCTGAGgtgcttttgaaaatatttaaattcagGAGGGGGCGCAACGTCAAATTCTGTCTACGTAATAATTTAATTGGCTGGTGGAACCACGAGAACCGTTCATTTCGCGAGAAGAGACGACCTCGATGGGCCTTGTCAGCCGTCGATCGAAAAGGTATTCCGAATCGTCCGACGGGGATGGGCCCCAGAGAGTCGGTGAGGAAGCAGTATCAGACAACGCCTGAGCGACGTAGACCTTATGTTTCTAATATTTAttggaaaatatatattttatatattaaaaaatatttttaaacaaccaaatcatcacaatttttttttaaaaatttactatAACACATTTACACAATGCTCGTAAAAATAAGTGATAAGAGTCCCCGGCAATGGTGAATCACacatttaatattttaatcatAATTGTTAATTGTGACTATTAAATAGAGATGTAATGGagtcaagtcaaatttttgaatatttgaatttaatttatttataatcgagtcaagttcaaattttatttaataaatatatttatagtcTACGagtttattcgaacttttatcgagtctaaacgaacttaataaatataaaatttaaatttaaatatttattaaaaattaaattatatatttagagaaaattataatatttttattaaaatttataattttattttaataaataaatttaatatatttatctatatttttcataagtagactgtaaaatatataaattcaacatcaaaattattatttttatttaaaagttgatttataaatttactaacgaacatgttcatgagCTAATGAGCCGAGTATTATGAATCTTGAGTTTGATTTGTTATCTTAATGAACCTCATTAAATGAGTTCAAACGAATTTTTattgaatcgagcttcgaataattCAGAAgtggcttgattcatttacacccctaccgATGATGAATGATAAAACAATCACAGTGAAATCAAAGAGCATATcccaaattttatttaaaaaaataaccaTACAAATATCATTTTTTTATAAGATAAAAATGATTTGCTACCAGAATTATATATACGAAAGGCTCAGGAAATAACTAATTATATCCTacatggaaaagaaaagaaaccccccccccccccccccccccttcaagGCCATTTCCTCTCTGTCCATCTCTCTCGATTCCGCACATAAATTTCTCTTCCACATAAAAGCTGCGTCCGAAGCTCAAATCTCCTTCACCTACGGCCGCGGGACCTCCACGGGAGCATGAAGCAGAGATCCACCACTAGCGAAGCTCCTCCACAGCCGACCGAATCCTAAAGCCACAACCACTAGCGAAGTAACGACACTCCCAGCGAAGCCGCAAAGCTCCTCCACAACCGACCAAACCCTAATGCCACAGCCACTAGTGAAGCGACGCCATCCCCAATGAAGCCGTGAAGCTCCTCCACAGCCTAAGCCCTAAAGCTCCACCACCCAATTTTATCGAACGCACGAAGGGCATTTACTCCACCGTCGAACACTAAAGTTAGAGAAGGGGTACGAGTTTATTTATATTTAGATTTCCCCAATTGATATTGAAATAGGAATATGTATTGGGTTTGCTTGAATGGTATAAACTGAGGACAACTATTAATATGAAAAAAGTTATACGACAAAAGAACAAATATTTATGGTAGTCGGCTCTTCATCAACAAAATCTTTCACTCAAAGACGCATAAATAATGAATAAGATGAAACTCTCCATATATTGTGTTATTGTAGGTTAAGAGTTACGCTCTGAACATCATAGAAGGAAGACAACCCCGGAAGATAATTTTTTTCATAtccaaaatatataaaattatttcaaaatcaactatatttatatattttttaattattgagTTTTCATTAAGTTTATTCAATATTCAAAAAAGGGAATGTGACTTCTTCTTACGGGCATGCCCATAATTGTCAAAAAGAACTAAAGtaattattaatgatttgaagagGGATAACAAAAAATTAGAGATGGAGATTAGTGAATTGAAGAAATCTAATAGTTACGAGAGTGCAATTAATTATAATGATCTCTTGGAGAATGTGAACATCTCTGTTactatgaagttgagtgataAAATATGTTCAACAAATAGGAAGGTTAGAGTTGCTATCGATATAGTTGTATTTACTTGGATTGTGATGATTTTGAGATGATTGATGTAATTCTCTGTAAGTAATGAAagatgtttttgattttttaatgtGCTTTCTAAATGTTTTTTGGTTTTTTTGGGGGTTGTTTGATGAAATTATGTTATTCTTGGTTGATGCAATTTGGTTTTTACCCAGAATTGTCAGAAAATTAATCATTACCCATAATTCTTCTCTAGTAGAGTTTTGATGAAGGAAAATTTCCTAAGCAGGATAGGCTAAAAGTAAAATGAAAAAACATTTGAAGTAGAGTCTCTGAAAGAATTTGACATATATGTTATGGAGAAAATATTGAGCTAAATGTAAGAGGTCAAAAGTTATAACTTGTGATctataaaatgaactaatcaatcAATGCCAACATACCTACTTGTAAAACCATAACAGTTGAGAATCAACATCCAGTATATGTCTAGaagatgacataatcataaaactATTAAATAAATCAGGTATATCTCAAAAGAgaaatgatattcatctagaattttcatctagaaaattcatctagatagacacataaatgatggactcacaaaaagtgaaatggtgagtcccatcatttatgtgtctatctagatgaattttctagatgaaaattctagatgagtaTCACAGCTCATCTCAAAAATATGTAAACTATTCCATTAAAAATTTCAAATGCCTTACACTAATTGGCTTTTttataaaaagtccaaaaataacCAAATCAATAACATAATATATCTTTTACTAAGGATGTATTACATATAAATCTAATTGTATTATAATCTTCAATTAAAAAAGAACCCGATACAGGGCCAACATAAACCTTGCAACCCTTCAATTTATTAACAAACAACGCCCTTAAACATCCCTTTAATTTCACCACACAACCATTCAACACAGATAGAGTAAACTCCCCATATCCATTTTAGGATTCGATGGCGGAAGATAACAATAGCCAAAAGATCTTCTCTGAGGGGTTGAATGAAGTCATCAACTCCAACCAAGCTCTCTCTCTTTTGTCATCAACTCTATTTCCCCAGTGCAGTTCTTAGTACACAACATGCAAAATGAATAAAATACTTCCCAAAGCAGACTCCCAACTATAGTAAATGAAGAATACAATCATTCAAAGGAGGTTAAATCAATACAAAACAGTAAATACagtaaataaagaatcataaggtTTAACTGCAATCAAACCTAAAAATCTCTCTCTTCCGTTCAGAGAATAAGCAAATTATCAATTTGTTGAATAGATAACTTTTTCAACTGCAACCTAACCACAAAAAGAGGAGATTAATAATAATTACGGTCATTCATAAAGAACATAATACAAATGAAATGTAAAATGATAAATTCTTACCAAAACTACCAACTcttaaataaaataatcaatttcttgccaaaattaCCAACTCTTAAATGCATATACAAATGAAATGTAAAatgataaattctaaattcaaaaaatttcatGTGTCTAACTTACATTTTGACTGGATTGTTCATCGATCATACTTGGAGGAT
Coding sequences:
- the LOC122047895 gene encoding probable protein phosphatase 2C 55; the protein is MPSTYLSKHKGLQTSSELLRICGRSFLFGNTRFILSDPFSTFGRRPPQIFSSPAVSGQNFTNQISQPVRRFPFWWNIMSARSAFLRGSELGSLPMAKGNSRPNHSLNIMTRFTVCSPNKSLKFSLRTSGNLKNQEPWVANIACRCFWSNTHGVNWRSNSSVEPKSQKILTSCSAPYSAGAASDLSFDAAVQEEQIQSSVDSSEQKNQDNKSLKLLSGSCYLPHPAKEDTGGEDAHFICANEQAIGVADGVGGWADVGVDAGQYARELMSNSVNAIRDEPKGSIDPLRVLEKAYSITKARGSSTACIIALTDQGIHALNLGDSGFIVVRDGSTLFRSPIQQHDFNFTYQLESGNGSDLPSSAQIFNFPVASGDIVIAGTDGLFDNLYNNEITAVVIQATRAGFGPQVTAQKIAELARQRAQDRNRQTPFSAAAQDAGYRYYGGKLDDITVVVSYITG
- the LOC122047897 gene encoding nuclear transcription factor Y subunit B-3-like — translated: MADSDNESGGKGGGAGGLSAAGREHDRFLPIANVGRIMKKALPANAKVSKEAKETVQECVSEFISFVTGEASDKCQREKRKTINGDDLLWAMTTLGFDDYVEPLKAYLHRFRETEGDKAAAAAGASSSSGNGGMVVVGSGGRQMYGSAAPFQHMASANDGGRHGGTGI